In a genomic window of Carassius carassius chromosome 43, fCarCar2.1, whole genome shotgun sequence:
- the LOC132125506 gene encoding monocyte chemotactic protein 1B-like — MKTFMKISSLFLTLCCVLQLTSAGTMSVDLANSICCFNETSPIPLRQLQSYFWTSSICPRKHVVFITIKKKQFCANPGSAWVKRAIKHVDKKKASNSAK; from the exons ATGAAGACCTTCATGAAGATTTCATCACTGTTTCTGACGCTGTGCTGTGTTCTACAGCTTACCTCAGCTG GCACAATGTCGGTTGACTTGGCAAACAGTATCTGCTGCTTTAATGAAACCAGTCCAATACCTCTGAGACAGCTGCAGTCTTATTTCTGGACAAGTAGTATTTGCCCCCGCAAACACGTTGT GTTCATAACAATTAAGAAGAAACAATTCTGTGCAAACCCTGGGAGTGCCTGGGTCAAGCGGGCCATAAAGCACGTAGACAAGAAAAAGGCTTCAAATTCAGCAAAATGA
- the LOC132125219 gene encoding monocyte chemotactic protein 1B-like: MKTFMKISSLFLTLCCVLQLTSAGTMSVDLANSICCFNETSPIPLRQLQSYFWTSSICPLKHVVFVTIKKKQFCANPESAWVKRAIKHVDKKKASNSAK, translated from the exons ATGAAGACCTTCATGAAGATTTCATCACTGTTTCTGACGCTGTGCTGTGTTCTACAGCTTACCTCAGCTG GCACAATGTCGGTTGACTTGGCAAACAGTATCTGCTGCTTTAATGAAACCAGTCCAATACCTCTGAGACAGCTGCAGTCTTATTTCTGGACAAGTAGTATTTGCCCCCTCAAACACGTTGT GTTCGTAACAATTAAGAAGAAACAATTCTGTGCAAACCCTGAGAGTGCCTGGGTCAAGCGGGCCATAAAGCACGTAGACAAGAAAAAGGCTTCAAATTCAGCAAAATGA